The Leadbettera azotonutricia ZAS-9 genome has a window encoding:
- a CDS encoding HipA N-terminal domain-containing protein, whose amino-acid sequence MSLRRGTVYYQNLKAGLIEEEEDQYRFQYLPEYLADPHARAVSLTLPLREELFTSERLFSFFDGLIPEGWLLETAEKNWKLDPRDRMGLLLACCRDTIGAVTVERAENE is encoded by the coding sequence ATGAGCCTGCGGAGAGGGACAGTTTACTACCAAAACCTCAAAGCAGGCCTTATCGAGGAGGAAGAGGATCAGTATCGCTTTCAGTATCTTCCTGAATACCTTGCTGATCCCCATGCCAGGGCAGTAAGCCTGACCTTGCCTTTACGGGAAGAACTTTTTACAAGTGAAAGGCTTTTTTCCTTTTTTGACGGCCTTATCCCCGAAGGATGGCTCCTTGAAACTGCGGAAAAAAACTGGAAGCTTGATCCACGGGACAGAATGGGGCTGCTCCTTGCTTGCTGCAGGGACACTATAGGCGCGGTAACCGTAGAGAGGGCTGAAAATGAATAA
- a CDS encoding RsiV family protein, whose protein sequence is MKINKLVFALLAALVLGACSSSPKVSPVPSIEEDAEPPQGPKYLEYSENYEVTISTPSLVVFNWHRDYYSGGAHGMQEKTWYVIDKKANETIRRSDVFKPGSEGQLQELIESALRKRDKLESYEALSSGVYFEDTVEITDNYFFSRTGVGFHWDPYEIAPYSEGIIEIILPYGDLRSLLNQKGLALAEEVQKG, encoded by the coding sequence ATGAAAATAAATAAACTTGTTTTTGCATTGCTTGCGGCTCTGGTTCTTGGCGCCTGCAGCTCAAGCCCAAAAGTTTCTCCGGTTCCTTCTATTGAGGAAGATGCTGAACCGCCACAGGGCCCGAAATATCTGGAGTATTCCGAAAATTACGAGGTAACTATCTCTACACCCAGCCTTGTGGTATTCAACTGGCATAGGGACTATTATTCCGGCGGCGCCCACGGCATGCAGGAAAAAACCTGGTATGTCATCGATAAAAAAGCAAACGAAACCATCAGGCGTTCCGATGTCTTTAAGCCAGGGAGCGAAGGCCAGCTTCAGGAACTCATAGAAAGCGCTTTGAGGAAACGGGATAAACTGGAAAGCTATGAAGCCCTCTCCTCCGGGGTTTATTTTGAGGATACTGTGGAAATCACGGATAATTATTTCTTTTCCAGGACAGGCGTGGGCTTCCACTGGGATCCTTATGAGATAGCCCCTTATTCCGAAGGGATAATTGAAATAATCCTCCCCTATGGCGATTTAAGGAGCCTCCTGAATCAAAAAGGCCTTGCCTTGGCAGAAGAAGTCCAAAAAGGCTGA
- a CDS encoding adenylate/guanylate cyclase domain-containing protein, which yields MKIRVKIFLVVLPLIIVTLLLSEASSYFHAVNGITRIARQFLSFKANELEKYAENQWDLLTENNYAGRPDMVQAAKNAVTNYAQSIILSDTEIILALDESGSLAMSTAPLDLKTGEAALLLSLLKEENEGINSAAFGGKARTFASFYFTPFQWYVLLTEEDAAFYKDAESIRFQTIVVLAIALGLAALLLIFFTRHLTNPLSRVIKAMNAIITSGDLASRVEVEYRDETGRLASTFNIMIGDLEKAYSQIKHYAFDAVLAGKKEERIRQIFQHYVPQDVINESFKNPEQLLPGKDMPMAILFSDIRNFTTISEEIGEPRILVESLNRYFETEVDAIYKRNGWVDKYIGDAIMALWGAPVKHEDDVINSVMAGLDMLNALKKFNAEQKKNNKKEFPIGIGINYGIVTVGNIGSTHKRDYTVIGDNVNLASRMEGLTKTYKSELLITESVYKSIQRPSSPNLKGGPQLPCRLLDKVAVKGKKEGVRIYTVKQGLTAEEEKAWVYHNQGMELYFNRDFSGAAKRFKEVLALLAGDFNAATLLERCEIYTANPPPADWDGVEVMHTK from the coding sequence ATGAAGATCCGTGTAAAAATCTTCCTGGTGGTTCTCCCTCTTATTATTGTTACCCTGCTTCTGTCGGAGGCATCTTCCTATTTCCATGCAGTGAACGGCATTACCCGCATTGCCCGGCAATTTTTGAGCTTTAAAGCCAATGAACTTGAAAAATACGCCGAAAACCAGTGGGATCTTCTCACAGAGAACAACTATGCGGGCAGGCCCGATATGGTTCAGGCTGCCAAAAACGCAGTGACAAACTACGCCCAAAGCATCATTTTAAGCGACACCGAAATAATCCTGGCCCTGGATGAGTCAGGCAGCCTTGCCATGAGCACCGCGCCCCTGGATCTCAAGACAGGCGAAGCGGCCCTGCTCCTCAGTCTGCTTAAAGAAGAAAACGAAGGCATAAACAGCGCGGCTTTTGGCGGCAAAGCCCGGACCTTTGCTTCCTTCTATTTTACCCCCTTCCAATGGTATGTGCTTCTCACTGAAGAAGATGCCGCTTTTTACAAGGATGCTGAATCCATACGTTTCCAAACCATAGTGGTTCTGGCAATCGCCCTTGGTCTTGCGGCCCTGCTCCTCATATTCTTTACCCGGCATCTCACCAATCCTTTGAGCCGGGTTATCAAAGCCATGAACGCTATCATCACCAGCGGTGACCTCGCATCCCGGGTAGAGGTTGAATACCGGGACGAAACCGGAAGGCTGGCATCCACCTTCAACATCATGATCGGGGATCTGGAAAAAGCTTATAGCCAGATTAAGCATTATGCATTTGACGCCGTATTGGCAGGGAAAAAAGAAGAACGCATCAGGCAGATATTCCAGCACTATGTGCCCCAGGATGTCATCAATGAATCTTTCAAAAACCCTGAACAGCTTCTGCCGGGAAAAGATATGCCAATGGCGATACTCTTTTCTGATATTCGCAATTTTACTACCATTTCAGAAGAAATCGGCGAGCCCCGGATTCTTGTGGAATCTCTTAACCGTTATTTTGAAACCGAAGTTGACGCTATCTACAAGCGCAATGGCTGGGTAGACAAATACATAGGCGATGCCATCATGGCCCTCTGGGGCGCCCCGGTAAAACACGAGGACGATGTGATTAATTCGGTAATGGCAGGTCTTGACATGCTTAACGCTTTAAAAAAATTCAATGCGGAACAAAAAAAGAACAACAAGAAAGAATTCCCCATAGGCATTGGCATCAATTACGGTATTGTTACCGTAGGAAACATAGGCAGCACCCACAAGCGGGATTATACGGTCATAGGCGATAACGTAAACCTGGCTTCCCGCATGGAAGGGCTCACCAAAACCTATAAGTCGGAACTCCTCATAACCGAATCGGTTTATAAAAGCATACAGCGGCCTTCCTCTCCCAACCTTAAGGGAGGACCCCAGCTTCCCTGCCGCCTTCTGGACAAGGTCGCGGTCAAGGGCAAAAAAGAAGGGGTCAGGATCTATACGGTCAAACAGGGCTTGACTGCGGAAGAAGAAAAAGCCTGGGTCTATCATAACCAGGGCATGGAACTTTATTTTAACCGCGATTTTTCGGGGGCAGCAAAACGTTTCAAAGAAGTCCTTGCCCTGCTTGCAGGGGATTTCAATGCGGCAACATTGCTGGAGCGCTGCGAAATCTATACAGCAAATCCGCCGCCCGCAGACTGGGACGGCGTAGAAGTAATGCATACGAAATAG
- a CDS encoding helix-turn-helix transcriptional regulator: MQNQVARFTKSRRKTLGLTQTELAEKAGVGLRFVRDLEQGKTTLRMDKVNAILALFGHEAGPVPMPQETSQ, translated from the coding sequence ATGCAGAACCAAGTTGCACGTTTTACCAAAAGCCGGAGAAAAACTCTTGGCTTGACCCAAACCGAACTGGCGGAAAAGGCCGGAGTTGGGCTGCGTTTTGTGCGAGATCTGGAACAGGGGAAAACCACCCTCAGGATGGACAAGGTAAACGCGATTCTGGCCCTCTTTGGCCATGAGGCAGGACCTGTACCCATGCCGCAGGAAACCTCACAATGA
- a CDS encoding MATE family efflux transporter yields the protein MKTPLLGNRRFYENVIIIGLPVALQNLLTTSASMVDTIMVGTVGETAVAAVGICALFSMLLFAGYFGFCNGGTIFFAQYWGAKDEKGICKAYGITLITMMTVGFVFGFFAVFFPELIMGMYTDKEGIREAGIPYLRIVGWSYPLQTLAMAMGSLLRSIEKVKIPLFASIASLITNTILNWLLIFGMFGFPKMGIRGAAVGTVIANVVHILVLYIYCLNDKYSFITRVREHYGWEKGFVKTFFSKIIFVVFNEVLYGVGQLLLNMIIGRQVESGIAAWAVFRVLEGFVFAFFGGLANASSVIVGKQIGAGEHLDGYRDAKRFVLLVPLVTLTIWSMVLLLRSPILHLFGLGEDAYFYAQGMLYIYMVTGTIRTCNYINNNIFRAAGESVFGTVIEICGLFIITIPAVALFGLKLNAPFLVVFGLIYLDEFLRIGILLWYMNSGKWVKPVTETGKAELPVFRKIVKGKL from the coding sequence TTGAAAACACCTCTTCTGGGTAACCGGCGTTTCTATGAAAATGTCATTATCATAGGACTTCCTGTAGCTCTGCAAAACCTTCTTACAACTTCGGCTTCCATGGTGGATACCATCATGGTAGGGACCGTGGGAGAAACTGCCGTAGCGGCCGTGGGGATCTGCGCCCTTTTTTCCATGCTTCTTTTTGCAGGGTATTTCGGTTTTTGCAACGGCGGCACGATCTTTTTTGCCCAGTATTGGGGCGCAAAAGATGAGAAAGGGATTTGCAAGGCTTACGGCATTACCCTGATAACCATGATGACTGTAGGTTTTGTCTTCGGCTTCTTCGCTGTCTTTTTTCCCGAATTAATCATGGGGATGTATACTGACAAGGAAGGCATAAGAGAGGCGGGGATTCCTTATCTGCGTATAGTAGGCTGGAGTTATCCTTTGCAAACCTTGGCCATGGCTATGGGTTCCCTGCTTCGTTCTATTGAAAAGGTAAAAATACCTCTTTTTGCGTCCATAGCTTCCCTTATTACCAATACTATCCTCAACTGGCTCCTGATCTTTGGTATGTTTGGGTTTCCGAAGATGGGAATACGAGGCGCCGCAGTAGGTACTGTAATTGCCAATGTAGTGCATATATTGGTGCTTTACATCTATTGTCTTAATGATAAATATTCTTTTATTACCAGAGTCAGGGAGCATTATGGATGGGAAAAAGGTTTTGTCAAAACTTTTTTTTCCAAAATAATTTTTGTAGTTTTTAATGAGGTTCTTTATGGGGTGGGGCAGCTCCTCCTCAATATGATTATAGGCCGTCAGGTTGAATCGGGTATTGCGGCCTGGGCTGTGTTCAGGGTTTTGGAAGGTTTTGTGTTTGCCTTTTTTGGGGGCCTCGCCAATGCAAGTTCCGTAATAGTCGGAAAGCAAATCGGGGCCGGGGAACACCTTGACGGGTACAGGGACGCCAAGCGTTTTGTCTTGCTGGTTCCCCTGGTAACTCTGACTATATGGTCGATGGTACTTTTACTGCGTTCTCCTATACTCCATTTATTCGGCCTTGGAGAAGATGCGTACTTTTATGCCCAGGGTATGCTTTATATATATATGGTTACAGGAACCATAAGAACCTGCAACTACATTAATAACAATATTTTCAGGGCTGCAGGAGAGTCTGTGTTCGGCACGGTGATAGAGATATGCGGCCTTTTCATTATTACCATTCCTGCTGTGGCCCTTTTTGGCCTTAAGCTTAACGCGCCTTTTCTTGTGGTTTTTGGCCTGATCTATCTTGATGAATTCCTTCGAATCGGAATTCTGCTCTGGTATATGAATTCCGGAAAGTGGGTTAAGCCTGTCACTGAAACAGGCAAGGCTGAATTGCCGGTTTTCAGAAAAATAGTAAAGGGGAAGCTATGA
- a CDS encoding DNA topoisomerase IV subunit A encodes MAYIKNLFDKNFLEYASYVIKDRAIPDLEDGLKPVQRRILHTLFEKDDGKFHKVANIVGECMKYHPHGDASIGDALVVLANKELFIDRQGNFGNIYTGDGAAAPRYIECKVNSLGKDVFYNPKLTPYADSYDGRNKEPVLFPAKIPVVLVMGAEGIAVGMSTKILPHNAIEVLEAEKACLGGKKFELYPDFPTGGLVDVSDYQDGNGKVLVRAKLDTSDPKRIVIRELPFGSTTESLMNSVETAAKSGRLKVMSITNFTSDKVEIEIKLARGVYAQETADALFAFTECEQSISVNLLVIKDGLPVVMTVTEVIKNNARQLVKVLTKELELEKKELQDKVHLRTLERIFIEERIYKGIEKMKTAEGVEKAVLDGFKPFMKEIGPRGVSHDDVEHLLKIPIRRISLYDINKAKKEMDDILARIKEINGHLKNITAYAVSCLDGFIAKIKVNEELGRGQRRTRVGKFEKIDVKEVVKKDLELKYDRKTGYLGTGVAGEVVAEVSSFDRILTLRNNGSWSVTDLPEKAFIGPDAWWIGVADKDALSDIVFTLIYKEAETGYPCIKRCVIEGWIMNKDYSLVPEGAVVLHTDTRLKFSFTANYAPKPRLKVLKETFKAQDYNVRGLKAGGVRLAAKEIKSIDAK; translated from the coding sequence ATGGCATACATAAAAAACCTGTTCGACAAAAATTTTCTGGAATACGCGAGCTATGTAATCAAGGACAGGGCCATACCCGACCTTGAAGACGGCCTTAAGCCCGTGCAGCGGCGCATACTCCACACCCTTTTTGAGAAAGACGATGGAAAGTTCCATAAGGTCGCAAATATAGTGGGGGAGTGCATGAAGTACCATCCCCATGGGGATGCCTCCATAGGCGATGCCCTGGTGGTGCTTGCCAATAAGGAACTCTTTATAGACAGGCAGGGCAATTTTGGGAATATCTATACCGGTGACGGTGCGGCAGCACCCAGGTATATTGAGTGCAAGGTCAACTCTCTGGGCAAGGATGTTTTCTATAATCCCAAACTAACCCCCTATGCGGACTCTTACGACGGCCGCAATAAGGAGCCCGTACTCTTCCCTGCGAAAATACCGGTAGTCCTTGTGATGGGTGCCGAAGGCATTGCCGTTGGTATGTCCACCAAGATACTGCCCCATAATGCAATTGAGGTTTTGGAAGCCGAGAAAGCCTGCCTTGGAGGCAAAAAGTTCGAGCTTTACCCTGACTTTCCCACAGGGGGCCTCGTGGATGTTTCGGATTATCAGGACGGGAACGGCAAGGTCCTGGTCAGGGCCAAACTTGATACATCCGATCCCAAACGCATAGTCATCCGGGAGCTGCCCTTTGGCTCCACTACCGAAAGCCTCATGAATAGCGTGGAAACTGCGGCCAAGTCAGGCAGGCTTAAGGTAATGAGTATCACCAACTTTACCTCGGACAAGGTGGAAATAGAAATCAAGCTTGCCCGGGGCGTGTATGCCCAGGAAACCGCAGACGCCCTCTTTGCTTTTACCGAATGTGAACAGTCCATCTCGGTAAATCTCCTGGTGATCAAGGATGGCCTTCCCGTAGTGATGACAGTTACCGAAGTCATCAAGAACAATGCAAGGCAGCTTGTAAAGGTTCTTACCAAAGAGCTTGAACTTGAAAAGAAAGAACTCCAGGACAAGGTTCACCTCCGCACCCTGGAGCGCATCTTTATTGAAGAAAGAATTTACAAGGGCATAGAAAAGATGAAGACCGCTGAAGGCGTAGAAAAGGCGGTTCTCGACGGCTTTAAGCCTTTTATGAAAGAGATAGGCCCCAGGGGTGTAAGCCATGACGATGTAGAACACCTCCTTAAAATTCCCATACGCAGGATTTCGCTTTACGATATCAACAAGGCCAAAAAGGAGATGGACGATATCCTTGCGAGGATCAAGGAGATCAATGGGCATCTCAAAAACATCACCGCTTATGCGGTGAGCTGCCTGGACGGGTTCATTGCCAAGATCAAAGTCAACGAAGAGCTCGGCAGGGGTCAGCGCCGCACCAGGGTTGGAAAGTTCGAAAAGATAGATGTCAAGGAAGTGGTCAAAAAAGATCTCGAGCTCAAGTACGACCGTAAAACAGGCTACCTTGGGACAGGGGTTGCAGGGGAAGTGGTGGCTGAAGTATCCTCTTTTGACCGCATACTCACCCTGCGAAACAACGGTTCCTGGTCCGTAACCGACCTGCCCGAAAAAGCCTTTATAGGCCCCGACGCCTGGTGGATAGGCGTGGCAGACAAGGATGCGTTAAGCGATATAGTCTTTACCCTCATTTACAAAGAGGCAGAGACCGGTTATCCCTGCATCAAACGCTGTGTCATTGAGGGCTGGATCATGAACAAGGACTATTCCCTGGTGCCCGAGGGGGCTGTGGTGCTCCATACGGACACGAGGCTCAAGTTCAGTTTTACTGCGAATTATGCGCCCAAGCCCAGGCTTAAGGTGTTAAAAGAAACATTCAAAGCCCAGGATTACAATGTACGGGGACTCAAGGCAGGGGGTGTGCGCCTGGCTGCCAAAGAGATTAAAAGCATTGATGCCAAGTAA
- a CDS encoding elongation factor G: protein MAYTTEFIKNVSIAGHGGTGKTTLFERLLFAGGAIGKAETVESGKTVSDSTTEEIERKISIHAAMAHVERAGKKLNFFDTPGSSDFTGDVILTFRASEFAILTVDGHVGVQIETIKLWRNLDMRKKPRGIFITRLDSERADFSKTLADIKEKFKTEPVAITLSMGNGPAYKGVIDILNGKAYLAGGDGVEKESPIPDEFKAEYEAAREKLIEAAAEGDDTLMEHYIDKGSLDAEEMHKGLIEALAENKILPVFCGAALKNSGLIPVLDFIADVGPDPHTAEDIALDAEGKQVAVPLSPEKPLAGLVIKTAYDQFSGKLSWFKIICGKLTADAEVYNVSENKKERVGKLYISQGKKLEEVKELFAGDVGIITKTATLRTNDTVTAGDLSLKFLPLRLPEPVHSVAVNAVAKKDDDKLGEYLVRAAEEDKTFKYNFNAETKETVISGMGELQINIILDKIKQNQKIEVETHVPRVAYRETITKKAGAEYTHKKQTGGHGQYGKVVMEITPLKRGENYQFVNAIFGGAIPKNFIPGIEKGVIEGMARGTMAQYPVVDVEVKIVDGKYHPVDSSELSFKLAARNAFRESMRQAGPTLLEPVMNLTVFVEDKYLGDVMSDLSGKRGKILGQDEMGGGIAEIKAEVPQAELLRYSIDLRSITSGTGSFGVAFDHYAPISGRIAEDVIKAAEAFKVQESDE from the coding sequence ATGGCTTACACAACCGAATTTATTAAAAATGTTTCCATCGCCGGGCACGGAGGCACCGGCAAGACCACCTTGTTTGAGCGCCTGCTTTTTGCAGGCGGCGCTATTGGCAAGGCAGAAACAGTGGAGTCCGGCAAAACGGTCAGCGATTCCACCACAGAAGAAATCGAACGCAAGATTTCTATTCATGCTGCAATGGCCCATGTCGAGAGAGCAGGCAAAAAGCTGAATTTTTTCGACACCCCCGGGTCTTCGGACTTTACCGGGGACGTGATACTCACCTTTAGGGCATCTGAATTCGCCATACTCACGGTTGACGGGCATGTAGGGGTTCAGATTGAGACTATCAAGCTCTGGCGGAACCTGGACATGCGGAAAAAGCCCCGGGGCATCTTCATTACCCGCCTTGACTCCGAACGCGCCGATTTCAGCAAGACCCTGGCGGACATAAAAGAGAAATTTAAGACTGAACCTGTGGCAATCACCCTGTCCATGGGAAACGGCCCTGCCTATAAAGGCGTTATCGATATATTGAACGGCAAAGCGTACCTCGCCGGCGGTGACGGGGTAGAAAAAGAAAGCCCCATTCCCGATGAATTCAAGGCGGAATACGAAGCTGCCCGGGAAAAGCTTATTGAAGCCGCAGCCGAAGGTGACGACACCCTCATGGAACACTATATAGACAAGGGTTCCCTGGATGCCGAGGAAATGCACAAGGGCCTCATCGAAGCCCTGGCTGAAAACAAGATACTTCCCGTGTTCTGCGGCGCCGCCCTTAAAAATTCAGGCCTTATTCCGGTTCTGGACTTTATCGCCGATGTCGGCCCCGATCCCCACACTGCCGAAGATATAGCCCTGGATGCCGAAGGCAAGCAGGTCGCAGTTCCCTTAAGTCCCGAAAAGCCCCTGGCAGGGCTGGTCATCAAGACTGCCTATGACCAGTTCTCAGGCAAACTATCATGGTTCAAGATCATCTGCGGAAAGCTCACGGCAGATGCTGAAGTTTACAATGTCTCTGAAAACAAAAAGGAGCGGGTGGGCAAACTCTACATCTCCCAGGGCAAAAAGCTTGAGGAAGTGAAGGAACTCTTCGCGGGGGATGTGGGCATTATCACCAAGACCGCCACCCTCAGAACCAACGACACGGTTACTGCCGGGGACTTGAGCCTCAAGTTCCTGCCCCTGCGCCTCCCCGAGCCTGTCCACTCAGTAGCAGTCAACGCGGTTGCCAAGAAGGACGACGATAAACTGGGCGAATACCTTGTCAGGGCTGCGGAAGAAGACAAAACCTTTAAGTACAACTTCAATGCCGAAACCAAGGAAACCGTTATCTCGGGCATGGGCGAACTCCAGATCAATATTATCCTGGATAAAATCAAACAGAACCAGAAAATCGAGGTCGAAACCCATGTGCCCCGGGTTGCCTACCGTGAGACCATCACCAAGAAGGCCGGCGCCGAGTACACCCACAAAAAGCAAACCGGCGGCCACGGCCAATACGGCAAGGTTGTCATGGAGATAACCCCCCTAAAACGGGGCGAAAACTACCAGTTCGTCAACGCCATCTTCGGCGGCGCCATCCCCAAGAACTTCATACCCGGCATAGAGAAAGGCGTGATCGAAGGCATGGCCCGTGGCACTATGGCCCAATACCCTGTAGTGGACGTGGAAGTGAAAATTGTGGACGGCAAGTACCACCCGGTGGACTCATCGGAGCTTTCCTTCAAACTTGCAGCCCGTAACGCTTTCCGCGAATCCATGCGCCAGGCCGGCCCCACCCTTCTCGAACCCGTCATGAACCTGACGGTTTTTGTGGAAGACAAATACCTGGGCGACGTGATGAGCGATCTTTCAGGCAAGCGGGGCAAAATCCTGGGTCAGGACGAAATGGGCGGCGGCATAGCCGAGATCAAGGCCGAAGTGCCCCAGGCAGAGCTGCTGCGGTACTCCATTGATCTCCGATCGATTACTTCGGGAACAGGGTCATTTGGAGTTGCCTTTGACCACTACGCGCCCATTTCAGGCAGAATCGCCGAGGATGTCATCAAAGCTGCCGAAGCGTTCAAGGTACAGGAATCGGACGAATAA
- a CDS encoding DNA topoisomerase IV subunit B — MAKKTAKNVKTAKAAKAKASAKTAASEKSQAAPIAKSGVYDESKIKTLSSLEHIRLRTGMYIGRLGDGSNPDDGMYVLLKEVIDNGIDEFIMGNGKTIEVVVKDGTVKIRDFGRGIPLGKLVECVSVINTGAKYNDDVFQFSVGLNGVGTKAVNALSSHFRVVAIRDGEFAEAVFSRGDLLSNRKGKLKDKQKNGTFVEFTPDKEIFGDYEFNFEFIERRILNYAYLNTGLTLMFNGKSYVSKRGLYDLLTEETGDDQLYPIGYYKGDHLEFAFTHTNNYGEEYFSFVNGQFTSDGGTHLSAFKEGFLKGIQAYFKKDYRSEDIREGTIATVAVKLKSPVFESQTKNKLGNSDIRTWLVQEVKAAVEDWLHKNVEAGKKLELKILSNESLRTELNAVKKEAREAAKKIALKIPKLKDCKLHLEDGKQGEHSTIFLTEGDSASGSMVSSRDVMNQAIFSLRGKVENMYGKKRASIYKNEELYNLMMALGIENDVSGLRYAKIVIATDADFDGFHIRNLLLTFFLSYFEELVTGGRIYILETPLFRVRNKKETLYSYTEKERDECIAALGSQAEVTRFKGLGEINPKEFGQFIGEDIRLVPVSVNTLKAVPQVLDFYMGKNTPERREYIMKNLIGDAG; from the coding sequence ATGGCAAAGAAAACGGCAAAGAATGTAAAGACAGCAAAAGCCGCAAAGGCAAAAGCGTCCGCTAAAACAGCGGCTTCCGAAAAATCCCAGGCTGCCCCTATCGCAAAATCCGGGGTTTATGATGAATCCAAAATCAAGACCCTTTCTTCCCTGGAGCACATACGCCTCCGCACTGGCATGTACATAGGCCGCCTTGGTGATGGCTCCAACCCCGACGATGGCATGTATGTGCTTCTCAAAGAAGTGATAGACAACGGCATCGACGAATTTATCATGGGGAACGGCAAAACCATCGAAGTTGTGGTCAAAGACGGTACGGTAAAGATCCGCGACTTCGGACGGGGCATACCCCTGGGCAAGCTTGTGGAATGCGTGTCGGTGATCAACACCGGCGCCAAGTACAACGATGACGTGTTCCAGTTTTCCGTGGGACTCAACGGTGTGGGCACCAAGGCGGTGAACGCCCTTTCTTCGCACTTCCGGGTGGTTGCCATCAGGGACGGCGAATTTGCGGAGGCTGTTTTTTCACGGGGGGATTTGCTGTCCAACCGCAAAGGCAAGCTCAAGGACAAGCAGAAGAACGGCACCTTTGTGGAGTTTACGCCGGATAAAGAAATCTTTGGGGACTACGAATTCAATTTTGAATTTATCGAAAGGCGCATACTCAACTATGCGTACCTCAACACGGGGCTCACACTCATGTTTAATGGCAAGTCCTATGTGTCAAAACGGGGCCTCTACGATCTGCTTACTGAAGAGACCGGAGACGATCAGCTCTACCCAATAGGGTATTACAAGGGCGACCATTTGGAGTTTGCCTTTACCCATACCAATAACTATGGGGAAGAATACTTCTCTTTTGTGAACGGGCAGTTCACCAGCGATGGCGGCACTCATCTTTCTGCTTTCAAGGAAGGTTTTTTAAAGGGGATTCAGGCATACTTTAAAAAAGATTACCGCAGCGAAGATATCCGGGAAGGCACCATTGCTACTGTCGCAGTAAAACTAAAGAGCCCTGTGTTTGAAAGCCAAACCAAAAACAAGCTGGGCAACTCGGACATACGGACATGGCTGGTGCAGGAAGTAAAGGCCGCTGTCGAAGACTGGCTGCACAAGAATGTTGAGGCCGGCAAGAAACTTGAACTCAAGATACTCTCCAACGAAAGCCTCCGCACCGAACTCAATGCGGTAAAAAAAGAAGCCCGTGAAGCTGCCAAAAAGATAGCCCTTAAAATTCCCAAACTCAAGGATTGCAAGCTTCATCTTGAGGATGGAAAACAGGGCGAGCATTCCACTATCTTCCTTACCGAGGGCGATTCAGCATCCGGCTCCATGGTTTCAAGCAGGGACGTGATGAACCAGGCTATCTTTAGCCTCCGGGGCAAGGTAGAAAACATGTATGGCAAAAAGCGGGCTTCCATCTACAAAAACGAAGAGCTTTACAACTTGATGATGGCCCTGGGCATTGAAAACGACGTATCGGGCCTGCGCTACGCAAAAATTGTTATCGCCACCGATGCCGACTTTGACGGCTTCCACATACGCAATCTTCTTCTCACATTTTTTCTCTCATATTTTGAAGAGCTCGTTACAGGGGGAAGGATCTATATACTCGAGACCCCCCTCTTCAGGGTGCGCAACAAGAAAGAGACCCTTTACTCTTACACTGAAAAAGAACGGGACGAGTGCATTGCTGCTTTGGGGAGCCAGGCTGAAGTTACCCGCTTTAAGGGGCTTGGGGAGATCAACCCCAAGGAGTTTGGCCAGTTCATAGGCGAGGATATACGCCTTGTGCCGGTGTCGGTAAACACTCTCAAGGCAGTGCCGCAGGTACTGGACTTCTACATGGGCAAAAATACCCCGGAGCGGCGTGAATACATAATGAAGAACCTGATAGGGGACGCCGGCTGA